The region taagaaactcctgggccaactttctccacaaagtttgatagcagggctttatttccagtcatatgtcctgaacatccactgtccagaactaggatgtttttcctgttgccctgtaatcacaaagaccactattggttcattttaaggacccagaattgcttggatcctttggcctttttaattttgttacatttgcagcagatttagtttcagagtttatgctaacatgcttcttatcaggctttatatcagactttgcatcagaatttacactagaaggaattacactaactttcttcaaagaaggttttatttgataataatcatagtacaaactatgatattccttacaagtataaatagaatgccataaactaccacaatgaaaacaaggattttgtggtttaaacctaacagactgactcttaactcctgatctagggggtaaagagtttatatctttatttttcctgcaaaaagaagcaagatggttggAGTTCccatagttatagcatttctttctaggagcattaggaacaggcataaaattactgcttttatttacaccttcctttacattcctatttttcctagctttctttaccttgttcacatttctaatctctttcagcttatgcttaaactgcttctttgtcattaaacctatatgtacttcagctagtttatcctgttttaatttgtcataagttgacttttctttgacttctgttttagaatcattcatcttttcagattttgacatATCAGTTTTTgtaacaaatttaacaggatttacctttggattttcagctttcttggtaaagtttggtttagatgacacagtttccttttcttctttatcatctaggcaacctagtccttctttctaatttccattttctaagattttctgagttgttcttccggagttagtccaagttttgattatctccttttccttttccagttcagatttaagagatttattcaattttagcacttcatctctaacatacaaagcctcatctctttctttcggagtttgatggaacataactaactctttttctaagtagtcatttctgtttctaagagcaagaatttcagatgttaatctttcatttgttaaagtctgatctctaaaactaatgaacatggttttaagatataatcttagctcagaaatatcatcaatatgaaaagcaagagttgattaaggtaccttcaattcagcagcatcagaactgctatcagcatttgccatcaaggcatagttcacctcttcttcagaatctgaagtgtctgcccagttttttttctttgtgataagtgcctggcctttatgactttttcctttcttgcagtcaggagagatgtggcctttctaaatttcttgaacttccctttcttttcagaacttccaccttttatggaaaacttcttgccctttctaaatttcttgtaggctatctttgagatacctttcaccataagagcacacagttgcatcatctctgcatcaacatccactttagataaattttcagattctgaatcatcatcattagaaaatgatgactctgaatcagactgtatgatgagagcctttcctttgcatctctttgagacaaccactttaggagattcctcctcagctttaagagcaactatcTTTGACTTTATTCCATGCCTTTCGCTCCtctgatccatctcaagttcatgagtcttgagcataccataaatttcatcaagagtagtttcagcaaggtcatagttgtctcttatgatagtagacttcaaatcccaattttcagaaagagctaaaaggaattttagatttgaatcttcaagatcatattccttgtccaccagtgacagatcattcaagcGTTTGGAAAActtgtcatataaatcagttaatgactcatcagcttttgagtcaaaatgctcatactcttgtgtgagtatagtcttcatgttctttttgattgcatcagttccctggcatcttgtctccaaagaatcccatatctcctttgcagtcttgcatccaattaccctgtttgacatgacattgtcaattgcactatgaagcagatgttttacccttgcatccttggcaataaatgagatatcttcatttgtgtactcacttttctcctttggtatcacctttgctggttgatcagcaactgcaacagaaatcttggtaggcttatatggtccatcattgattctatcaaggtattctggatctgtggcttccagaaatataAACATCTTTACCTTacatataggatactcagatgctctcagtatgggaaccctaatactctcatatcgactatgagtttgattgttttgagtatcttgagttttggtgggcttaggtggagtttgtgtttcttcagaaatgattgtaaactggatctcactgtttatAAATCAACAgagtggctctgataccactttttaggtcacacaacactatagaagggggttgaatatagtgtttatacaattaaatcgattttaaacacaagtatgtaacagttatcaagtttattcaatataataagctatgttacaaagtaggttaaactactctctcagtgatgaacaatatcactaagagctgctaggttacaatgtataatctttctcgtgaatgataacacttatagtgtaaaccctaagctgtgtttatatagtacacaattacaagatatcttctaattgatatggaatataattttgtctcctaaaatatatcaatcagatattatcttctacaagtcttctagctgtccaactcttcatgcatatcttctattattttagtcatgatcctctcctgtaaatcagctgtattccttatctgaagtacccgcacttaagtcctgatataaatcctgacggccttaagttctgatataagttctgacttcagtaagttctgatttccagtaagtcctgatattaggttctgaaactaaacacaacagattagacatgacatctcaaatatatctaacagggcCTTACAAGTAAGTGCTTCCTGGGTATTTAAAAACATATTTTTGTTTACACCTTTTGCAGTTCCTAATTGATCCAATATTAGTTGACTGTCAGCAGCTAACCTACAACATACATAAAATTTGCATTACATTTAGAGAAGACGCGATTGATGATAAACACTTTTTGCACAAAAAGCGATAATTACTGAACTATAACTTTCCATAAGGTTCCAGTAATTTTTCTGTTTCAAATCACTAACAATATATTGAGTCATGTAATATTTAGAATCAAACAATAGCAAGATAGCAATAGAACTACAAATGAGTAGGTCTATAGAAATTTAAAGAGTGTGGCAAAAGCAGAGCATTTACAGTTTACCTTAAGTCACATGAATAACTCCTAGTTACAAATAAATTTGACTACTAACTTATGCATGTCACATGTGCTACGTCAAAGCACTGTGTTGCTAGCTGCATCAAAGATAATGAAGCACAATATTGGTTTATTATGTGAGAACTTGTCGGTGGGAGTGGGGCATTGGAGAATTTAGATAACCATAGGAATCTGAATGCAGGATTAGTTAAAAAATCAAAAACATAACATATATTAATAGAAGCTGAACAGTGAAGACATACAACTTGGCATATGTTAGCGGGGGTTCCTCTGTACCTGCCGCTCCATCTATAAATTCGGAATTAATTTCTGGAGTATCCATCATAAGCATCTCATCTGCACGGGGGCAATTCTTGAGCCGAAAATCAAAATACTGAGCTGTGTAATAAGGATTGTGTAGAGATAataacttatgcctttcatagAAGTTAGCACAAAAGTAAAAGAATCCTTAAATATAACAAATAATAGTGGCCAACATAGGATAACAATCAATCTAGTACTTGAAAAAGTTCATTCAATGTGCCCGAGTGGTCATCGATCCCTCATGTTACTAGATGGTAAAGAATTGATATTCCAATGTCCCAGGTGGTACTGTATATGCTTTTTATATGTCTGGATTTGATGTGTATCCATGCATTAAGCAtgtaatataataaaaaataaaattaggTTGTCTACCTAAAGACCTAATTATCAATAAATGGATATTTGTTCTTCAAGTCATGCAGATGAAACTTAACATTGGTCGACGATATAAATTTGACAACAAACTTCTAATTTTTTTCCATTAACTgtatgtcatccaattgccaaGGGCTTTAGTAAGGCTCGTAGCCCAGGAAAAGCCTAAAGTTTCAATAATGAATAGGCATTCCACGCCTATAATGAAATAGTATATTACACAAAATAATTCAATATAACCATATATACATTTCACAACTAAATAGTTTGGTATGATAACGGATAAACTTCATCCTGGAAAATGTGTGAAGAGAAATAGAAACAAACCTTTTGTTCCATTGCAGGAGGAAGAAGTCAATTGCATTTGCTTCTTTAAACGGGAGCCTGAAGGAGCACTTCCATGGCTACCAACAGTTTTTGAAGGTTTCATTTCTTGAGCCAAAGTTGGTTGGACTAAAGAAAATTAAGGTCTACAAATCATTATccttatttaaaaattaaaataatatgtttCATCCATTTGTATCATGCAGGACCCATGTTTACAAATTGtaagagatgtgtcctaagtccaatcatgtatgatgatttaggaataacttttatgtaatctgttttaatttcattgatattaataaaagacttgttttggttttattgcgggctttatcgatttaagtgtttaaataagatataccatagtttagagtaaagctttttatgaattatgatgagatcataataatgagacctaaaagatgataactctaaacttaaatatttcctagtcgtaggattactaactggtaattagtaatccgcaaagatcggtacatactatgtttgcttcataatgaaggatgtctgttctcatagacatttgtgtggtgacactatagctagtatgtaggtgcttattatagaataagttcactgaacatgactcacacagctgaacaactgatggagttcactcacgtgtcagcagttgttcatatagtgatagttgtacaagtatccttagacttgaggtcatcatagtcatcttgtgtacactgaactatgctttggtttagttcttagtctccagggacaattataagggctctactgggtataggaatttgtacacgaagatagtgtatgatcaataaaggatctaccccttctagtgaaggaagagaatgttcaatgctgatccacttatgctagttcaggaatctctggccagagtgaatgaaattagaaaggaatttctaattcacattaattagaactaagcatagtgaatgggaaagcatatgattaaataagataggcttgacacgagttccatgccttgtatttaatcatgacattgcagggtagaaggaattaattgtacggtaactattcactgaataggttcttggtattctaagcagtgaattcgtattatccggatagtcgcgatatgctgagaagtatccctcacgatgtagaataaatatgattaattaattaatcatatttaatgaattagagaatttataaataatgataaaatagttttattattatttatttctactaccggcttaatattgaacctacagggtcacaccataaaagagaatgatttaatggtggaggaattaattaataatggctgataattatttatttgtgaaataaataattaattagcagatttaataattgattaaatgagatttaattaattcttaatattattaattaagaatttaattttggaaattaaatcaagtgagagaattatttttataaagtgtttagaaaagggattaatgattaaaaggtgttttaattattagttaattggttaataagaataataaattaaagggttaataataataatattttatggaaaattttcagctgaaaattttccctataaatatactattataaaccctatttgcctcaacctaaataattaaccctaattctaaagtagaacaagagggaggcaacaaattctctcaacctcttcctcctccatcatattgtactcttggtggataccggtggagtgcttcacacttgaggagcagctgctagggatttccgttcatcgttcttggatcgctattaaagaccttcatttttccattaacataaaacttcttaaggtaaacatactgaactacgaattaaatattatttttcgcatggatcctgcggagggtttcggttttttttaagattgaaatttacgttttcgttgcgtttatgtgctaaaaacccttcacaaatttcatcaatttgagCATTGATTACCAATTTTGTATTTCTAGCTGAGAAAGACACTGTATCATCAATACTGTAGTGCAATATAGATCTTTGTCAGATCTTTAAAAGAGATTAAAAAGGATACCACCATGCACTTTTGATGACTTATTTCTCTCCTTTGCTGGAGGTGTTTTTCGTTTGGCACCATGATTAAGCGTCGGCACAATTACTTCAACAAGACTCAATGATCTACAGAGCTCTGAAAGACGATATGCAAATACATAGTTAACATAAACCTTCTGTTGCGACTGCCAATTATAATCATAAATTCATAATTAAAGACAATTGGTTTAGAAATCAGAATCCGAATTAAACTTGATCCATACACATAAAAAAGGACACATGGCCTTCATTAAAGTTTATTTTCCCAATCATATGATGCGATCGCGGATGAATGTAAATTTACTTTCCCCAAACGGTCCTTAAAATAGTGTTTGAAGAACATATGATCAAACCATGATCAATCTGTAATCTggaatttttttagaaaagaacaGGAGTTagaataattaatcaattatcaaataaaCTTTATTCGGAACTTTTATCAAACATGTAGACCGTATCAAAAAAATGTGGCATATCAATAAATCCTTAATATAATTCGTTTAAAACTACAAAAATTGATATGAAAACTTGATGTTTAAGAACTATACCTATTTATTTGATGAAAGCCATACCTCTAACCTAATATTTGTCATCGTCATCATCTTTGTATCGTATATATCACAAACATGAAAAATACAGATCATTTAATAAGCAAAAAGGCGAAAAAAACACTCATAATTTTGACGATTTAAACATACAATCAAATATATgtataaacaaataataaaaaacCATATTAAATATCTATAAACACAAAACTATATACACATGAATATAGATTCATAGACACCTAATGGAGAAGAAAAGGAGAAAATAAATATAATTGACGAATTGAAATTTTTGAGaaaagtataactattttctgaaaaagGATTGAGGATCTCAGATTATGAATTTTGATTGGTTGTTAGCGTTGAATGTGGATCAGAATGATATGATATGTGACATAATtagttttttatatttattaaatgaaAGAACATGCCTTATATGTATTAAAACCTATTTTTTTAATTAGTTTAAAATAGCTAAACGGGTCGACCCATTGGGCAAATCTTATTTGCATGTCTTCTTCTTTAGCACACATTAAGAGCACACATTAAGAATACACAAATGAGGTTTTTTGTAATTTTCGCCCCCACATAATATCGTTAAAGTGTCTTTCCAAAAGTACTATGTTTGCCATCTTACTTTTACTTAGCTAATTTTTGTTAGAGCAACTCCAATAGAGTCCTAACGTGTTCCTCAAAAATATTACTATAAAAATGGATCCTAGTATTTTATGATATTTTATTGTAATTCAACTCCAACAACATCCTTTATAAGTATATcctatttatattttattattatatttaaactctAGTTATGCATTTGAAAtagaaaatgagagagaaatgatttttttattattaaaagcAAGATAAGGAATCACTAGTGGTTCTTTTAAATTCACATATAGTTACTCTGTTGGAGTTGCTCTTAGAACAAGTCCAAGAGATGCCTTATATGTCCTAAATTGAAATTTAAGGCATATGACAAAAAAATTTGATCCAACATTGTCCTAGTGATGCCTCAAATCACTAGGACAAAACCTTATTTTTAAGTCACTTCTCTCCTTACCCTATttcatattttattatatattatggtacactctctctctttctctctctactATATATTATACTTTAATGATGAAAGTAaacttttaataataaaatattaaatatataatgaGAATAAGACACATTATTGTAGTTCAAGTAAGATAAATATGTCCTAAATTATTAggatataatattttatattatatttaatatttcgACTAAGACATTGTTGAACTTGCTTTTCCCAGTTAGTTTAAGTTTTAGGTTTAAGTTAGGTTTTATGCCCGAGTTTCAACTTGGTTGGTAGAAGTTGTTCCTCACCCTAGTAGTATCTCTTCTTGTAAGTGCCGTTATGGCTTTTTATTAATGTTAATCTCTTggtatttaaatattttagtctTGGTGTAACAACGTATCAATTGGATACATTATTTAAGACTCATGTCATAGGGGCATGGCCGGAAACAACAAATTAATTGGATATATTATTTTGTAATAGCCTAAGACTCATTATATCGccttaatataattaattatatttaaatttattttgttttaatattttttaaatacgGATTAGTGATAAAATTCTTATGTTAGCTCGGATAAAAATACATATTACTTTATTTTAGGtctaattattttctgaatttgtttttaCTTTATCCCGGatcaattttataaatatttttagatcGGATGAAACTAGATATTGATTTATTTTAATTCACCGCTATTATACAGACCAACAAATTATCTCTAATTTCGTATACAGTATTCTGTGTTAGCCTAAAACTTATTATACAGGctaaattcaactaattatataTTAGGTTAACTTTTGTTTAATGGACCAGTGGTAAAATTCTTATGTTAGCTCGCATAAGtataaattattttgttttagATCTAATTATTTTCTCAGTTCATATTTGCTTTATCCTAGATCAATtgcaaaaaatatttttaaccgAGATGAAAGTGTATATTAATTTGTTTTAGTTCGACGTTATTATATAGAATGGTCGAGAAAATTATGTTTTTAAGTAAAAGGTGTAGGTTTTGTGAGATTTGTAGTTTGATTagcttttaaaatttaaattaaaacagctttaaaaataagggtaattaattttaccaatatcgccgactaccaaattttaatattttatctaTTATATATAGATAGATGGGTGATGGGTGGCAATGGCTATTTTTAAATAGAGGTTTGTAGAGAATCattatttacaaaatataaataaataatttatttcatttttcatcatatatagttacaaattttaattaccaaattaaaaaagaagttgcacaatttttttatttaaaaaattattgaaatttgATGAAATAGTTTAAAGTGGTTGTAGAATCACAATAAACTCACACTTATCCAAACTTATTCCAcaatataatcaaatttaaaatcaattattttttttgaatttcaGTTGTTAaacattttattatatttaaatataattattattctacatTAGCAACAAATTTGGTGAAATTCTCTAATAGAATTAAGGGTTCTCTATAGTTCTCCCATATAAGGGAGTTCTATTTTGAAGAAATGCATAATACACTAAGTTGAAAGAAAATTTTAtagtattatttttaaaatttaaatttgagATATTCTTAAAAATGCTCAACATAATAAAAGGGTTTTATATCAAGTTGGCCACCATTATTTGTCAAAATATCTCACTTAGACCACCATTTTTCACGGCGACTCATTGAAACCattaaaaaactaatatatatcaCGCCGTTATCCTTTTCTaaataaattaatagaaaaagtTAAGTTTTTTAAAATTTCCGTTAGTTCAAGCAGAAACAACCAGAAGTGGTGAGCTGGTAGTCCACGTATGTTCCACGTTGGACTAACTATCAAGTGACACAACACAAGTGAAAGAAACCCTAATAAATTAAACAAATAACCCGAACAAATAAATAAACTGAGATATTGGCGGGTTAATTTGAGGCTAAAAAAAACCCTAAGCAGCGAGTTCATTCAATCGTCACTATCAACCATCATTCAATCGTCAATCGTATCTATCTTCAACAAAATCTGGACACCAATTATCACTCTTTAACATCATTCGACAAGGTAATCATTAGTCCTCTCTATACTGTTTATTTGTgttttatataataaaatgttTCATTCGATCATATTGTGCGACttgtttattttgttattatttGTTAGTAATAAGTGAATATACGAATGTAATTACTTATACGTTACTTTTACCACAACTCCAGAAACCTCTTCCTGGATTTTTGGAAGTCCATGACATAAGTACTCGAACATTCATAccacaaaaataaaaaaatcaagtTATTATAAGACTTAACAACTAACGAGTTTGAAAAAGCAGACATGGGGGTTTACGATTATGAGCGAAGATGATGATAAGGTGAGAAGTAATTACAAAGTTATGCAAAAATTCAAgagaaaattaattttttttatcaagaACCCTAATATATATACTGTGTTTGTATGTTTACTATATTTACAGGGGTCAACGAGAAGTCAGTCAAGCTAGTCGTTGCTTATTCAACGCCATGTCAGCTGAAACATCAGCATCACCGTTAactatttttattaatataacggcgtgatatatattagttttttaatGGTTCAAATGGGTCGTAATGGAAAATGGTGGTCTAAGTGAGATATTTTGACGAATCGGATGGCCGACTTGATATAAAACCCCATAATAAAacagaattttaaaatttatgtgcATTTTGATCCTTGTAGACCAGGCATATGCATTTTTAACGTACACTGCTTTTTAACGTGGGTAGTCTCATTTAATAAGTTATTATTTGCGAATTCATAGCCACCTAGAAAATAGTAAAAGTGGAACAAAAGAGCTTCGCCATTTACAGATTGGTTTGTTGTACAAGGACGTACGTATTATTGTAGTAAAGATACAATGTAATCAAAATCCAAATTTGTATTTGGTATTCGTGGTGCATATACACGTGTGCATGTACAAGTTATGTCTGTTTTGATTAGCTCTGCATGTATATCTGATACATACGAATGAATGCGACTCCCCAGTCCCCGGAATCCCCGAGTTAAAATAAATGAACTTTATCGGAGTAATCAGTAGTGTTGTATAATTACCATAGACGGAATGAGTTCCGAGTTGATTATAGCTCTGGTCCCGGCTTATTTGATTTCTATTGGAATTTTAAATTTTTAGTTAAACAAATATTTACGAGCTATCAAAGAATTTAAAAGATTATTCAAAACAGAGTAATGTTACATTTCTaaaaaaatctttaaaaattcTTGTAATTCTATATAGGAACTTCAGTAATTCTCTCAAAATAAAACTTAGTCTCTTTAATTATCTATGATTCATATAATGGTAATGACAGTCCAATAAACAATTCTAGTGATGCCGCTTTCTTATTTTTCAAATTAATCTTAAATGATAAACTAATAACTATCGAACGCGCTGAGTCATGATCCCAAACCCGACATCTGGGGGACATTATGTACATAATTAATTATGATACCGATtcaaattcaatttttttatcatttttacTGAATATATCGAATTTATTTTATattgaagtgctaaaa is a window of Apium graveolens cultivar Ventura chromosome 11, ASM990537v1, whole genome shotgun sequence DNA encoding:
- the LOC141698451 gene encoding uncharacterized protein LOC141698451 isoform X2, with product MKPSKTVGSHGSAPSGSRLKKQMQLTSSSCNGTKAQYFDFRLKNCPRADEMLMMDTPEINSEFIDGAAGTEEPPLTYAKLLAADSQLILDQLGTAKVSEPNIRTYWKSELTEVRTYIRT
- the LOC141698451 gene encoding uncharacterized protein LOC141698451 isoform X3, producing the protein MKPSKTVGSHGSAPSGSRLKKQMQLTSSSCNGTKAQYFDFRLKNCPRADEMLMMDTPEINSEFIDGAAGTEEPPLTYAKLLAADSQLILDQLGTAKEPNIRTYWKSELTEVRTYIRT
- the LOC141698451 gene encoding uncharacterized protein LOC141698451 isoform X1, with the translated sequence MKPSKTVGSHGSAPSGSRLKKQMQLTSSSCNGTKAQYFDFRLKNCPRADEMLMMDTPEINSEFIDGAAGTEEPPLTYAKLLAADSQLILDQLGTAKGVNKNMFLNTQEALTCKALLDIFEMSCLICCV